A genomic segment from Henckelia pumila isolate YLH828 unplaced genomic scaffold, ASM3356847v2 CTG_417, whole genome shotgun sequence encodes:
- the LOC140871139 gene encoding putative E3 ubiquitin-protein ligase LIN-2, translated as MIICILEQLLVVLNGTKRVENSKRVLSLGGLQFLLKRFHSGNDKEKTFILPLLLCCIEADEECRNDLSINMSKSSLLDLLHGEQLKTVSDAVSLLTELICLNRRRDSQIFLEGVDEEQLANAMDDLLIHLKTCTLEETPAVAILILHLNILSQLQTSNVYRQEAVDALTVALGQSLTDEKVQKKCSRALLVLGGCFSSSGKLMTEDWILKLAGFLNGPDWDITDDDSYDMSFDGRATMNSGNSKNSKVDSQIEDSEEEKARESWLVSLSASLLEDGTKPFLETVCKCLNLGNSDLVRVCLVTMSWLSSSLASLPDTEFQLYAFSALISPLKK; from the exons ATGATCATATGTATCTTGGAACAACTTCTTGTTGTTTTAAATGGAACGAAGAGAGTAGAGAACTCAAAAAGAGTTCTATCTCTTGGGGGCTTGCAGTTTCTCCTGAAAAGGTTTCATAGTGGAAACGATAAGGAGAAGACGTTTATCTTACCTTTGTTGTTGTGTTGCATTGAAGCTGATGAAGAGTGCAGGAATGATCTTTCAATAAACATGAGCAAGTCAAGTCTGCTTGATCTACTTCACGGTGAGCAGTTGAAGACAGTGTCAGATGCAGTTTCACTGCTGACTGAACTCATTTGCTTGAACAG GAGGAGGGACTCTCAAATTTTCTTAGAAGGTGTAGACGAAGAACAGTTAGCGAATGCGATGGATGATTTGTTAATACATCTCAAGACGTGCACACTGGAAGAGACGCCTGCAGTTGCTATTCTGATTCTACATTTGAATATTCTG TCTCAACTACAAACGAGTAACGTGTATAGACAGGAGGCGGTAGATGCGCTTACAGTCGCTCTGGGACAAAGCTTAACGGATGAAAAAGTCCAGAAGAAGTGTTCCAGAGCTCTCTTAGTCCTTGGAGGCTGCTTCTCTTCATCTGGGAAACTCATGACAGAGGATTGGATCCTTAAACTTGCTGGATTTCTCAATGGTCCTGACTGGGATATTACTGATGATGACTCCTATGATATGTCATTTGATGGAAGAGCGACAATG AATTCTGGCAATTCAAAAAATTCGAAGGTTGATTCTCAGATCGAAGACAGTGAAGAGGAAAAGGCAAGGGAGAGTTGGCTAGTGAGTTTATCAGCTTCACTGCTTGAGGATGGGACTAAGCCTTTCTTGGAGACTGTATGCAAGTGTTTGAATTTAGGGAACTCGGATTTGGTCCGAGTATGCTTGGTAACAATGTCCTGGTTGAGTTCTTCACTTGCTTCATTGCCAGATACAGAATTTCAACTCTATGCTTTCTCAGCTCTCATCTCTCCACTCAAAAAATAA
- the LOC140871136 gene encoding uncharacterized protein has protein sequence MKPVLHLLSKGEASTSKSFNGRKPRDTFIPREKIDSESQTRKNDVQLKRRGRQDSWDDARSKVRTSADSQVSEITEVTQGYEIVEVGNNSPYKDIYLNKVYVYEENESRNSAKHEERERYMQLSGKNMVEDKKNRTNSFNHPLSIPKRGNADTTNWKIMNQPPESSAKKNFDENKSMKEPDLEETLDTPALDEAAVKAIISILSGYIRSFLKDEDFRTSLSHNSFASLNFIGLEEGLNTESKVIENLEQAIETVERAAEDSASVKELKKASLQLSVITGLNSKDLKDGFTSGIPNLKLSACAHLYLSVINVIQKKDKITAKHILQVFRDSPFQARVALLPDLWDHVFLPNLLHLKLWYDKEARSVADSPVSKNINLLDKVYNETLDSGTHQFAKYYKDWLTEDLEAPSLPVIKIPSFSVQLMPKGGLHGHTNSPASYVSPQPMVSKKLYDEVFSRARKTGFELEIYEEENFEISARSSNSPAPEDKQLIVYDSFTSTNQCFEPDSESLPGDICVANETHSKVH, from the exons ATGAAGCCTGTTCTTCACTTACT CTCAAAAGGAGAAGCTTCAACAAGTAAAAGTTTTAATGGAAGAAAACCGAGGGATACTTTTATCCCAAGGGAGAAGATAGACTCAGAATCCCAGACTAGGAAAAATGATGTGCAACTCAAAAGAAGAGGTCGCCAAGATTCATGGGATGACGCAAGGTCTAAAGTTAGGACTTCTGCAGATTCACAAGTTTCAGAGATAACTGAGGTGACACAGGGATATGAGATAGTTGAGGTGGGAAATAACAGCCCATACAAAGATATTTACTTGAATAAAGTCTATGTGTACGAGGAAAATGAGAGTAGGAATTCTGCTAAACATGAGGAAAGGGAGAGATACATGCAACTTTCTGGGAAGAATATGGTAGAGGACAAGAAAAATAGGACTAACTCTTTCAACCATCCTCTGTCCATACCCAAGCGAGGAAACGCCGACACAACCAATTGGAAAATTATGAACCAACCCCCCGAGAGCTCCGCTAAGAAAAACTTTGACGAAAATAAGAGCATGAAAGAACCTGATCTTGAAGAGACGCTGGATACTCCGGCTCTTGATGAAGCTGCTGTTAAGGCCATCATTTCTATCTTGAGCGGATACATAAGGAGTTTTCTTAAGGACGAAGATTTCAGGACATCCCTTAGTCACAATAGTTTTGCTTCCCTCAATTTCATTGGATTAGAAGAAGGCCTGAATACTGAAAGTAAAGTAATAGAAAATCTTGAACAAGCTATAGAGACAGTGGAAAGAGCAGCAGAGGACAGTGCGAGTGTAAAAGAACTGAAAAAAGCTTCGTTACAGTTAAGTGTTATTACTGGATTAAATTCAAAGGATTTGAAGGATGGTTTTACGTCTGGAATCCCAAATTTGAAATTGTCAGCTTGTGCTCATCTGTATCTCAGTGTGATAAATGTGATACAAAAGAAGGACAAGATTACCGCAAAACATATTCTTCAAGTGTTCCGTGATTCTCCTTTCCAGGCACGAGTAGCTTTGTTACCTGATTTATGGGACCATGTTTTTCTGCCAAATCTCTTACATTTGAAGCTCTGGTATGATAAAGAAGCTCGTTCTGTGGCAGATTCGCCTGTTTCAAAAAACATCAATCTTCTTGATAAAGTCTATAATGAAACATTGGATTCAGGAACACACCAATTCGCCAAGTACTACAAAGATTGGCTAACTGAGGATCTTGAAGCACCTTCACTCCCTGTGATCAAAATTCCTTCTTTCTCTGTTCAACTGATGCCAAAGGGAGGCCTGCACGGCCACACAAATAGTCCTGCTAGTTATGTCTCACCTCAGCCAATGGTCAGCAAAAAACTCTATGATGAAGTATTTAGTCGTGCACGTAAAACGGGGTTTGAACTGGAAATTTATGAAGAGGAGAACTTTGAAATAAGTGCTAGAAGCTCAAATAGTCCTGCCCCAGAAGACAAGCAACTGATAGTATATGATTCATTTACCAGCACAAATCAATGCTTTGAACCAGACAGCGAATCTCTACCT GGAGATATATGTGTAGCCAATGAAACGCACTCAAAAGTTCATTAG